A single region of the Nicotiana sylvestris chromosome 6, ASM39365v2, whole genome shotgun sequence genome encodes:
- the LOC104243012 gene encoding protein TIFY 6B-like isoform X4, giving the protein MERDFMGLAVKQEMPEEPATNPVAISSAILQRSFSNKALPQYLSFKNALGNNPKTGFDSLASAGLVTITTTHEAVDSIHRPYSAGTQKHMMLEKQSRTNYTMTTYPPPQIGGNSVHQSHEVRVLPVANQTHQISVSTSNMHGRQSLISPAGQNLISIVNQNPARGGQISNPISILPTLNGVVGTTELRGAPKTSAGPAQLTIFYAGSVSVYDNISPEKAQAIMLLAGNAPPAGIPSTTSTASPVQRIPKSSSVDAFVVNKCHSTTSPSFSSPIPITTHGASQSIGVSNNTNQITMSIRSIGVLTNSPSNKTEPSKIVRSQESHPPSRTLSAVPQARKASLARFLEKRKERVLSASPYDNSKQISQYSTPGSGSWSFFANSSGSSVLPATN; this is encoded by the exons ATGGAGAGAGATTTCATGGGGTTGGCTGTAAAACAAGAAATGCCTGAAGAACCAGCCACAAATCCAG TGGCCATAAGTTCGGCAATATTGCAGAGATCATTCTCTAACAAGGCTCTTCCTCAAtacctttctttcaaaaatgctctAGGGAATAATCCTAAGACTGGTTTTGATTCTCTTGCATCAGCTGGATTGGTTACTATAACCACAACTCATGAAGCTGTTGACTCAATTCATCGACCATACTCTGCTGGCACACAG AAACATATGATGCTTGAAAAGCAAAGTAGAACCAACTATACAATGACAACTTACCCTCCACCTCAAATTGGTGGAAACTCAGTTCATCAATCTCATGAAGTCAGAGTACTCCCAGTTGCTAATCAAACACATCAGATTTCTGTATCTACGAGCAATATGCATGGTCGTCAGTCATTAATTTCTCCTGCTGGGCAGAATTTAATTTCTATAGTAAATCAAAATCCTGCTAGAGGAGGCCAAATATCAAACCCCATTTCCATTCTTCCGACTCTCAATGGTGTTGTGGGCACTACTGAATTGAG GGGTGCTCCCAAGACTTCAGCAGGACCTGCTCAGCTGACCATCTTTTATGCTGGTTCAGTCAGTGTTTACGACAATATTTCTCCAGAGAAG GCTCAAGCTATCATGTTACTTGCTGGAAATGCACCACCAGCTGGTATTCCAAGTACAACATCTACTGCATCTCCAGTTCAGAGAATTCCTAAATCTTCTTCTGTTGATGCTTTTGTTGTAAACAAATGTCATAGTACTACATCGCCTAGTTTTTCCAGTCCCATTCCTATAACCACACACGGCGCCTCTCAATCTATTGGAGTGTCTAATAATACGAATCAAATAACTATGAGTATCAGGTCAATCGGAGTCCTGACTAATTCTCCCTCTAACAAAACGGAGCCATCTAAAATCGTCCGTTCTCAGGAATCTCATCCTCCTAGCCGTACATTATCAG CTGTTCCTCAGGCTCGCAAAGCATCCTTGGCTCGGTTCTTGGAGAAGCGCAAGGAAAG GGTACTGAGTGCATCACCATACGACAATAGCAAGCAAATTTCACAATATAGCACACCTGGATCTGGTAGCTGGAGCTTCTTTGCCAACTCTTCAGGCTCCAGTGTTCTTCCTGCTACCAATTAG
- the LOC104243012 gene encoding protein TIFY 6B-like isoform X2, which produces MERDFMGLAVKQEMPEEPATNPVAISSAILQRSFSNKALPQYLSFKNALGNNPKTGFDSLASAGLVTITTTHEAVDSIHRPYSAGTQKKHMMLEKQSRTNYTMTTYPPPQIGGNSVHQSHEVRVLPVANQTHQISVSTSNMHGRQSLISPAGQNLISIVNQNPARGGQISNPISILPTLNGVVGTTELRGAPKTSAGPAQLTIFYAGSVSVYDNISPEKAQAIMLLAGNAPPAGIPSTTSTASPVQRIPKSSSVDAFVVNKCHSTTSPSFSSPIPITTHGASQSIGVSNNTNQITMSIRSIGVLTNSPSNKTEPSKIVRSQESHPPSRTLSAVPQARKASLARFLEKRKERVLSASPYDNSKQISQYSTPGSGSWSFFANSSGSSVLPATN; this is translated from the exons ATGGAGAGAGATTTCATGGGGTTGGCTGTAAAACAAGAAATGCCTGAAGAACCAGCCACAAATCCAG TGGCCATAAGTTCGGCAATATTGCAGAGATCATTCTCTAACAAGGCTCTTCCTCAAtacctttctttcaaaaatgctctAGGGAATAATCCTAAGACTGGTTTTGATTCTCTTGCATCAGCTGGATTGGTTACTATAACCACAACTCATGAAGCTGTTGACTCAATTCATCGACCATACTCTGCTGGCACACAG AAGAAACATATGATGCTTGAAAAGCAAAGTAGAACCAACTATACAATGACAACTTACCCTCCACCTCAAATTGGTGGAAACTCAGTTCATCAATCTCATGAAGTCAGAGTACTCCCAGTTGCTAATCAAACACATCAGATTTCTGTATCTACGAGCAATATGCATGGTCGTCAGTCATTAATTTCTCCTGCTGGGCAGAATTTAATTTCTATAGTAAATCAAAATCCTGCTAGAGGAGGCCAAATATCAAACCCCATTTCCATTCTTCCGACTCTCAATGGTGTTGTGGGCACTACTGAATTGAG GGGTGCTCCCAAGACTTCAGCAGGACCTGCTCAGCTGACCATCTTTTATGCTGGTTCAGTCAGTGTTTACGACAATATTTCTCCAGAGAAG GCTCAAGCTATCATGTTACTTGCTGGAAATGCACCACCAGCTGGTATTCCAAGTACAACATCTACTGCATCTCCAGTTCAGAGAATTCCTAAATCTTCTTCTGTTGATGCTTTTGTTGTAAACAAATGTCATAGTACTACATCGCCTAGTTTTTCCAGTCCCATTCCTATAACCACACACGGCGCCTCTCAATCTATTGGAGTGTCTAATAATACGAATCAAATAACTATGAGTATCAGGTCAATCGGAGTCCTGACTAATTCTCCCTCTAACAAAACGGAGCCATCTAAAATCGTCCGTTCTCAGGAATCTCATCCTCCTAGCCGTACATTATCAG CTGTTCCTCAGGCTCGCAAAGCATCCTTGGCTCGGTTCTTGGAGAAGCGCAAGGAAAG GGTACTGAGTGCATCACCATACGACAATAGCAAGCAAATTTCACAATATAGCACACCTGGATCTGGTAGCTGGAGCTTCTTTGCCAACTCTTCAGGCTCCAGTGTTCTTCCTGCTACCAATTAG
- the LOC104243012 gene encoding protein TIFY 6B-like isoform X3, with protein MERDFMGLAVKQEMPEEPATNPAVAISSAILQRSFSNKALPQYLSFKNALGNNPKTGFDSLASAGLVTITTTHEAVDSIHRPYSAGTQKHMMLEKQSRTNYTMTTYPPPQIGGNSVHQSHEVRVLPVANQTHQISVSTSNMHGRQSLISPAGQNLISIVNQNPARGGQISNPISILPTLNGVVGTTELRGAPKTSAGPAQLTIFYAGSVSVYDNISPEKAQAIMLLAGNAPPAGIPSTTSTASPVQRIPKSSSVDAFVVNKCHSTTSPSFSSPIPITTHGASQSIGVSNNTNQITMSIRSIGVLTNSPSNKTEPSKIVRSQESHPPSRTLSAVPQARKASLARFLEKRKERVLSASPYDNSKQISQYSTPGSGSWSFFANSSGSSVLPATN; from the exons ATGGAGAGAGATTTCATGGGGTTGGCTGTAAAACAAGAAATGCCTGAAGAACCAGCCACAAATCCAG CAGTGGCCATAAGTTCGGCAATATTGCAGAGATCATTCTCTAACAAGGCTCTTCCTCAAtacctttctttcaaaaatgctctAGGGAATAATCCTAAGACTGGTTTTGATTCTCTTGCATCAGCTGGATTGGTTACTATAACCACAACTCATGAAGCTGTTGACTCAATTCATCGACCATACTCTGCTGGCACACAG AAACATATGATGCTTGAAAAGCAAAGTAGAACCAACTATACAATGACAACTTACCCTCCACCTCAAATTGGTGGAAACTCAGTTCATCAATCTCATGAAGTCAGAGTACTCCCAGTTGCTAATCAAACACATCAGATTTCTGTATCTACGAGCAATATGCATGGTCGTCAGTCATTAATTTCTCCTGCTGGGCAGAATTTAATTTCTATAGTAAATCAAAATCCTGCTAGAGGAGGCCAAATATCAAACCCCATTTCCATTCTTCCGACTCTCAATGGTGTTGTGGGCACTACTGAATTGAG GGGTGCTCCCAAGACTTCAGCAGGACCTGCTCAGCTGACCATCTTTTATGCTGGTTCAGTCAGTGTTTACGACAATATTTCTCCAGAGAAG GCTCAAGCTATCATGTTACTTGCTGGAAATGCACCACCAGCTGGTATTCCAAGTACAACATCTACTGCATCTCCAGTTCAGAGAATTCCTAAATCTTCTTCTGTTGATGCTTTTGTTGTAAACAAATGTCATAGTACTACATCGCCTAGTTTTTCCAGTCCCATTCCTATAACCACACACGGCGCCTCTCAATCTATTGGAGTGTCTAATAATACGAATCAAATAACTATGAGTATCAGGTCAATCGGAGTCCTGACTAATTCTCCCTCTAACAAAACGGAGCCATCTAAAATCGTCCGTTCTCAGGAATCTCATCCTCCTAGCCGTACATTATCAG CTGTTCCTCAGGCTCGCAAAGCATCCTTGGCTCGGTTCTTGGAGAAGCGCAAGGAAAG GGTACTGAGTGCATCACCATACGACAATAGCAAGCAAATTTCACAATATAGCACACCTGGATCTGGTAGCTGGAGCTTCTTTGCCAACTCTTCAGGCTCCAGTGTTCTTCCTGCTACCAATTAG
- the LOC104243012 gene encoding protein TIFY 6B-like isoform X1, with product MERDFMGLAVKQEMPEEPATNPAVAISSAILQRSFSNKALPQYLSFKNALGNNPKTGFDSLASAGLVTITTTHEAVDSIHRPYSAGTQKKHMMLEKQSRTNYTMTTYPPPQIGGNSVHQSHEVRVLPVANQTHQISVSTSNMHGRQSLISPAGQNLISIVNQNPARGGQISNPISILPTLNGVVGTTELRGAPKTSAGPAQLTIFYAGSVSVYDNISPEKAQAIMLLAGNAPPAGIPSTTSTASPVQRIPKSSSVDAFVVNKCHSTTSPSFSSPIPITTHGASQSIGVSNNTNQITMSIRSIGVLTNSPSNKTEPSKIVRSQESHPPSRTLSAVPQARKASLARFLEKRKERVLSASPYDNSKQISQYSTPGSGSWSFFANSSGSSVLPATN from the exons ATGGAGAGAGATTTCATGGGGTTGGCTGTAAAACAAGAAATGCCTGAAGAACCAGCCACAAATCCAG CAGTGGCCATAAGTTCGGCAATATTGCAGAGATCATTCTCTAACAAGGCTCTTCCTCAAtacctttctttcaaaaatgctctAGGGAATAATCCTAAGACTGGTTTTGATTCTCTTGCATCAGCTGGATTGGTTACTATAACCACAACTCATGAAGCTGTTGACTCAATTCATCGACCATACTCTGCTGGCACACAG AAGAAACATATGATGCTTGAAAAGCAAAGTAGAACCAACTATACAATGACAACTTACCCTCCACCTCAAATTGGTGGAAACTCAGTTCATCAATCTCATGAAGTCAGAGTACTCCCAGTTGCTAATCAAACACATCAGATTTCTGTATCTACGAGCAATATGCATGGTCGTCAGTCATTAATTTCTCCTGCTGGGCAGAATTTAATTTCTATAGTAAATCAAAATCCTGCTAGAGGAGGCCAAATATCAAACCCCATTTCCATTCTTCCGACTCTCAATGGTGTTGTGGGCACTACTGAATTGAG GGGTGCTCCCAAGACTTCAGCAGGACCTGCTCAGCTGACCATCTTTTATGCTGGTTCAGTCAGTGTTTACGACAATATTTCTCCAGAGAAG GCTCAAGCTATCATGTTACTTGCTGGAAATGCACCACCAGCTGGTATTCCAAGTACAACATCTACTGCATCTCCAGTTCAGAGAATTCCTAAATCTTCTTCTGTTGATGCTTTTGTTGTAAACAAATGTCATAGTACTACATCGCCTAGTTTTTCCAGTCCCATTCCTATAACCACACACGGCGCCTCTCAATCTATTGGAGTGTCTAATAATACGAATCAAATAACTATGAGTATCAGGTCAATCGGAGTCCTGACTAATTCTCCCTCTAACAAAACGGAGCCATCTAAAATCGTCCGTTCTCAGGAATCTCATCCTCCTAGCCGTACATTATCAG CTGTTCCTCAGGCTCGCAAAGCATCCTTGGCTCGGTTCTTGGAGAAGCGCAAGGAAAG GGTACTGAGTGCATCACCATACGACAATAGCAAGCAAATTTCACAATATAGCACACCTGGATCTGGTAGCTGGAGCTTCTTTGCCAACTCTTCAGGCTCCAGTGTTCTTCCTGCTACCAATTAG
- the LOC104243012 gene encoding protein TIFY 6B-like isoform X5, translating into MERDFMGLAVKQEMPEEPATNPAVAISSAILQRSFSNKALPQYLSFKNALGNNPKTGFDSLASAGLVTITTTHEAVDSIHRPYSAGTQKKHMMLEKQSRTNYTMTTYPPPQIGGNSVHQSHEVRVLPVANQTHQISVSTSNMHGRQSLISPAGQNLISIVNQNPARGGQISNPISILPTLNGVVGTTELRGAPKTSAGPAQLTIFYAGSVSVYDNISPEKAQAIMLLAGNAPPAGIPSTTSTASPVQRIPKSSSVDAFVVNKCHSTTSPSFSSPIPITTHGASQSIGVSNNTNQITMSIRSIGVLTNSPSNKTEPSKIVRSQESHPPSRTLSAVPQARKASLARFLEKRKER; encoded by the exons ATGGAGAGAGATTTCATGGGGTTGGCTGTAAAACAAGAAATGCCTGAAGAACCAGCCACAAATCCAG CAGTGGCCATAAGTTCGGCAATATTGCAGAGATCATTCTCTAACAAGGCTCTTCCTCAAtacctttctttcaaaaatgctctAGGGAATAATCCTAAGACTGGTTTTGATTCTCTTGCATCAGCTGGATTGGTTACTATAACCACAACTCATGAAGCTGTTGACTCAATTCATCGACCATACTCTGCTGGCACACAG AAGAAACATATGATGCTTGAAAAGCAAAGTAGAACCAACTATACAATGACAACTTACCCTCCACCTCAAATTGGTGGAAACTCAGTTCATCAATCTCATGAAGTCAGAGTACTCCCAGTTGCTAATCAAACACATCAGATTTCTGTATCTACGAGCAATATGCATGGTCGTCAGTCATTAATTTCTCCTGCTGGGCAGAATTTAATTTCTATAGTAAATCAAAATCCTGCTAGAGGAGGCCAAATATCAAACCCCATTTCCATTCTTCCGACTCTCAATGGTGTTGTGGGCACTACTGAATTGAG GGGTGCTCCCAAGACTTCAGCAGGACCTGCTCAGCTGACCATCTTTTATGCTGGTTCAGTCAGTGTTTACGACAATATTTCTCCAGAGAAG GCTCAAGCTATCATGTTACTTGCTGGAAATGCACCACCAGCTGGTATTCCAAGTACAACATCTACTGCATCTCCAGTTCAGAGAATTCCTAAATCTTCTTCTGTTGATGCTTTTGTTGTAAACAAATGTCATAGTACTACATCGCCTAGTTTTTCCAGTCCCATTCCTATAACCACACACGGCGCCTCTCAATCTATTGGAGTGTCTAATAATACGAATCAAATAACTATGAGTATCAGGTCAATCGGAGTCCTGACTAATTCTCCCTCTAACAAAACGGAGCCATCTAAAATCGTCCGTTCTCAGGAATCTCATCCTCCTAGCCGTACATTATCAG CTGTTCCTCAGGCTCGCAAAGCATCCTTGGCTCGGTTCTTGGAGAAGCGCAAGGAAAGGTGA